From a region of the Alnus glutinosa chromosome 1, dhAlnGlut1.1, whole genome shotgun sequence genome:
- the LOC133878326 gene encoding uncharacterized protein LOC133878326 produces MMSGKYTSIDNQKVSGSVPSVPDPGHLTVQFADSTLQTFPPPEAQGKISGGSRPPRDADDTFSKPVSGSDEPQQSGWFRTFTVASYKPYFDVDTSDVLERIKDSLFPFRGTFNEKTASNPDLYGPFWICTTLIFVAASIGTFVTYVAHKLKKKEWDYDINLVTWSAGLFYGFVTIVPLGLYVILKYFSAPSGLVQLFCLYGYSLFVFIPALCLSVVPLEIFRWVVAGVAGFMSATFVALNLRAHIKSAGERWFFIVAAIFLLQLALAVVLKMYLFTVTV; encoded by the exons ATGATGTCAGGCAAATACACAAGCATAGATAACCAAAAGGTCTCAGGATCTGTACCC TCTGTGCCAGATCCAGGCCACCTCACCGTCCAATTCGCTg ATTCCACTCTTCAGACGTTTCCTCCACCCGAAGCGCAAGGGAAGATCTCTGGTGGTTCTCGCCCTCCTCGAGATGCTGACG ATACATTCTCAAAACCTGTATCTGGTTCTGATGAACCCCAGCAGAGTGGTTGGTTTCGGACATTCACGGTTGCTTCTTACAAGCCATACTTTGATGTTGACACTTCAGATGTTTTAGAGAGGATTAAAGATTCACTCTTTCCATTTAGGGGAACCTTTAATGAAAAAACTGCTAGCAATCCAGATTT GTACGGACCATTTTGGATATGCACGACCCTAATATTTGTAGCAGCTTCCATTGGCACTTTTGTAACCTACGTAGCACACAAgctgaagaaaaaagaatgggaCTATGACATAAATTTGGTGACTTGGTCTGCTGGATTGTTCTATGGCTTTGTCACTATTGTCCCTCTTGGATTGTATGTAATCCTCAAATACTTCTCCGCTCCATCTGGCCTTGTTCAGCTGTTTTGTCTCTATGGCTACTCCCTATTTGTCTTTATTCCTGCTCTG TGCCTCTCTGTTGTGCCGTTGGAAATCTTCAGATGGGTTGTTGCAGGTGTAGCTGGGTTCATGTCAGCTACATTTGTGGCACTTAACCTCCGAGCCCACATTAAGTCAGCTGGTGAAAGGTGGTTCTTCATTGTGGCTGCCATCTTTCTATTGCAGCTGGCTCTGGCTGTCGTACTAAAGATGTACCTCTTCACTGTAACAGTATAA